The following are from one region of the Corylus avellana chromosome ca1, CavTom2PMs-1.0 genome:
- the LOC132178383 gene encoding putative disease resistance protein RGA3 — translation MDEFGNVIKCKMHDLMHDLAISVAGSLITTIDDKKRNIDEKARHVSVAYNINISCGVPTLLCKASRMRTLLYFGRHFKDNIDCEATFSSSKFLRVLDLHDFSSYPLPLQNLSYIGKLKHLRYLDLSGNIGMKKLPDSLTSLQNLQTLILSFCESLKELPRDIKKLVNLQHLEIDACGLTYMPLGLGQLTNLRTLSTFYVHLDSHSRHSGSSGLQELKGLNKLRGKLEIVNLGHEKGVASECKAASLNEKQHLHTLNIRWSTKGDVDNSDVVEDEASLNGFQPHPNLKNLSLRHYRGSKLPTWISLLLTNLVTFRLLYCGKIQYLPSLSQLPSLKELFLKDLEAIEYISDDGEINEFSSSSTAPTPFFPSLESIFLIECPNLKGWWRRRDSSVEVNSDSHNSVEITEHRLLPSFPRLSKLYIRNCPMLTSMPMFPHLEENLELDKASSKPLQQTMMMSISPQSPPSTATDSSLFTPLSKLKSIVFRSIEDLETLPLQNLSSLMSLSIYRCQILKPLSLQHLTALRRLYLVDCPDLDIANDEDGMQWQGLTSLLSICFEVLPKLASLPSVLQHATTLQKLEIWDCESLTAIPEWIHNCKSLQLLAIRECSRLASLPEGMRRLTSLQKLTIVNCPILLQRCKRETGEDWAKIAHIPELDLRYPPQQ, via the coding sequence ATGGATGAGTTTGGTAATGTAATTAAATGCAAAATGCACGATCTCATGCATGATCTTGCCATATCAGTGGCAGGATCGTTGATCACCACAATAGATGATAAGAAGAGAAACATTGATGAGAAAGCTCGGCATGTATCAGTTGCTTACaatataaatatttcatgtgGAGTTCCAACTTTATTGTGTAAAGCAAGTCGGATGCGAACACTTCTTTACTTTGGACGGCACTTTAAGGATAATATTGATTGTGAGGCAACTTTTTCAAGTTCCAAGTTCTTACGTGTGTTGGATTTGCATGATTTTTCAAGTTATCCACTTCCGTTGCAAAATTTAAGCTATATCGGAAAGTTGAAGCATTTAAGGTATCTAGATCTTTCTGGAAACATAGGTATGAAGAAGCTGCCAGATTCTCTAACCAGTTTGCAAAATTTGCAAACACTAATACTCTCCTTTTGTGAGTCACTAAAAGAATTGCCGagagacattaaaaaattagtcaacCTTCAGCATCTTGAGATAGATGCTTGTGGTTTAACTTATATGCCACTTGGATTGGGGCAACTGACTAATCTTCGGACGTTATCCACATTTTATGTCCACTTGGATTCTCATTCCAGACATAGTGGTAGCAGTGGTTTACAAGAACTAAAGGGATTAAATAAGCTAAGAGGAAAGCTAGAGATTGTAAATTTGGGACATGAGAAAGGTGTTGCGTCAGAATGTAAGGCTGCAAGTCTAAATGAGAAACAACATCTTCATACTTTGAATATACGGTGGAGTACTAAAGGAGATGTCGATAATTCGGATGTTGTTGAGGATGAAGCGTCATTGAATGGCTTCCAACCACAcccaaatttgaaaaatctttCCTTAAGACACTATCGGGGTTCAAAGCTTCCGACTTGGATTTCGTTACTGCTCACAAATCTTGTTACATTTCGATTATTGTATTGTGGGAAAATCCAATATTTACCATCATTGAGTCAACTGCCTTCCCTCAAGGAGCTTTTTCTTAAAGATTTGGAGGCTATTGAGTACATATCAGACGACGGTGAAATCAATGAgttctcttcctcttcaacGGCACCAACACCATTTTTCCCATCCCTCGAGTCTATCTTCCTCATTGAATGCCCTAATCTCAAggggtggtggaggaggagggaTTCTTCTGTGGAGGTAAATAGTGATAGTCATAATTCCGTTGAAATAACGGAGCATCGTTTACTCCCTTCCTTTCCTCGTCTTTCAAAATTATACATCCGCAATTGCCCTATGTTGACTTCCATGCCAATGTTTCCACATCTTGAAGAAAACTTGGAGCTAGATAAAGCTAGTTCAAAGCCACTGCAACAGACAATGATGATGAGTATTTCACCGCAAAGCCCACCGTCAACTGCAACAGACTCCTCTTTATTCACTCCTCTCTCAAAATTGAAGTCTATAGTATTCCGTTCTATTGAGGATCTAGAAACTTTGCCACTGcaaaatctctcttctcttaTGTCTTTGAGTATATATCGTTGCCAGATATTAAAGCCTCTCTCCCTACAACATCTCACTGCCCTTCGACGCCTATATCTTGTGGATTGTCCTGATCTTGACATAGCCAACGATGAGGATGGGATGCAATGGCAAGGCCTTACGAGCCTCCTCTCCATTTGCTTCGAAGTACTTCCAAAATTGGCGTCTCTCCCCTCGGTGCTTCAACATGCAACCACTCTACAAAAGCTTGAGATTTGGGATTGTGAAAGCTTGACGGCTATACCAGAGTGGATCCACAACTGCAAATCACTTCAATTGCTTGCCATTCGTGAATGCTCCAGATTGGCATCACTCCCAGAAGGAATGCGTAGGCTAACGTCTCTGCAGAAGCTAACAATTGTGAATTGCCCCATCCTATTGCAAAGATGCAAGAGAGAAACAGGTGAGGATTGGGCCAAGATTGCTCACATTCCAGAGTTAGACTTACGGTATCCACCTCAGCAATAA